ttgtcttttttgtcttttttgtcttttttgtcttttttgtcttttttgtcttttttgtcttttttgtcttttttgtcttttttgtcttttttgtcttttttgtcttttttgtgtcttttttatcttttttgccttttttgtcttttttgtctgtttttttcttttgtcttttttgttcttttttataatttttgtcaattatgttatttttttattcaaagctcTTTGTTATTCGTTATAAAAATTTTCCCCTTTTTGTAAAATGTTTTATATCGATATCTGTGGAATGCTTTATAAACATTGAAAAGGGTTTTTCGAGCgtcaaaaatcgaaactttgagcaTATTAGGGCACTCCGATTGAGCTGGAATTTTGTATAgctaagatttttttgtcattttcatttcctgggtttttttttaaacaattatcaAGTAGCCTAATAACTGTTGGTGTTATTGATATGAACTTACCTCTAGTATCTGGTAGTTgatttatttcacatttttcatgaTGAGCTCGCCTTCTTATTTAGGAATCCGTATAGCACAGAAGACTCCGCCAGCAAACTCTGTATAGAAAGTCAAAATAATTCTTTTGCCTATCAATAAAGCAGTCCAAGAAATCCCGGATATCGGAATTGTCTTGGTAATACTCAGATTTGTTTATTTGAGTTTCACTTGCGATAGCAGCGATGAGAcaccagaaaaataatagtaaaattaacgaaattcCAGAATGAAATAAACTATCCGTCAAAGATCTGCTATGTCTGTAGCAGAATTGATGAAGCTTTGGGAGTTTTCACATTACTagcaatatattgaaaaaaaaagacaaattgtTAGAAAATAGCACAATCATCAGTACTATATTTGCTCAGCAATTGGCTTTGTTGTCCGAGATAATATTCATTCCACCGGATGATGCCgtgctcaaaataaaaaaaactgataacacCTGTTAACAATGTTGCACAATTACCTATTTCACGTCGCAGTGTCTGGTGATAAAAGAGGTTTGCTCAAATACTCTTCATTCAACCGATCGACGGTAGTACATACCTAATTGGATGACAGCTTAGCTTGACTATAATTATAAACAGTTATTGTTCAACTGCTTTACAATTTTCCTTTAGATTGTTTGCTGACTTCATCTGCGGGTAGGGGAATCAGCTTTTGTGTCCAATCAACAATCCTTAACAACTGATCCTTCTTGATTTCGTGCAACGCATTTCGATGGGGTACAAACTGACCCCGAACGCCGAGCTTGGCCAGCTCGTCGAATGTCGTTTGGCCCCATTCTAACGGCACCAAAGTGTCTCTGCAAGGATTTCATGTTATggattattatttgttttataaattaaagttttcaaaactcacCTTTCACCATGGAACATCAACAGATCAGGAAGCTTTTCACCTTCGGTAATCGATCCCACCGAATCATACACAATGGATCCGGTGTTGAGGAAGGAAGAAATTGCGAACACTCCAGCTAAATCTCGATTTAAGTGATAAGCTGTATGTAGTGCCAAGGCACCTCCCATTGAAAATCCAcctgaaataattgacaaacaGTTATGCCATCAAACTCTATAAGGATTAAATTTCTTCCTACCAACAATGATCCGTTCAGCAGGGACACCTTGCGCGATTTCACGCTTCAGTATCTCGTTGACCGTATCGTAGATCGATGCCAGTGATGTCCGAATCTCCGGACAGTCCATTTCAATGCGCTTCCGGTTGAACCAAACGTTCGAATTCTCTCCACCCATCGGAGTGTACGGCTGGACCGGTGCCGTTGGAATGATGACCTTTATGTGCGGAAACTCCAGATCCCGACCCAGCAGAAAACGGATCCATTCGGTTAGCCCCCTTCCGGTGTCACCTAAAAGAAGTCAAAGCATAAGATAGAatcaaaatctgaatccgatgtttagacaaaaaaaaagaatgtacCTAGATGAAATTCGATCTATGCAGAGTGGATTGGACATAACACAACAGTAATTaatgatataaatttaataacagtttttgaaatctgaaaatcgAAAACGGCATGCTAATTCAtcaggctttaaaaaaaatggctatATTTTTAATCCTATAATTTTAGGCTAAAATGAATCCTTAtttctaaatcaaattttgtattcaagtCTTAAATCAAAGCTCtaagaacatttttaaaatacctactaaaactgaattttcgtgttcatTGTGTTCTCACACTggattaatcaaaattaaaaatgcttaaTGCATTTGGTCCGTTGTGAAGTCCAAATGTTGACACCTGACCTCATTCTAGCTGTGGTGAAGCTCAATTTACATAATCGTTCAATGTTCCGTGGCAGTTTAAGCAATTCTACCAGAAGAACCATTATCGTCCAAATGAAAATCGCACTTACCAGATCCGTGAAAGAAAATCAACGTTCCAATGTGGGATTTACCGGTGGGGTTGAATACTTTTTCAATAAGCCTCATTGCTGCTGAAGAAACTGGCGAAATAAACCGAAAAACAAGGCCAACTTCTTGACTTTATCGGTAAGATtagaaaaacagtgaaaatctgaaaaaagaaaaacacgaAACGGACATTGCTCGCGGACGATTTTGgattgaatttgtttagaagcacGCGATCAAAGCAAACGAGAGATAAAAATTCAAGCATGCTGCTCGAATTTGGATTCAACAAGTGCTCGATTTgtttaattcataaatgacGCAACAAAATTCGGAGAACATCGCAAAAGAATTATAGAGTCAAATAGAATCTACAGacaattgcaaaataaaacttaatgaaATGATTAGTTTACAacggtgaaaaaatattctaatgTACGTACAGTCTGGGGGGGGACTAACAATGAATGATTTACAATAAaacattattcaattttatgcgatgtttttcttaaaaagatTACCAAAGCAAATAAAGTCATGGGAACAACACTGACTGCGGttgttcaaatcaaaatcgaaaACAACTTCACCGGAAGTGGAAGTAATTCGCTGTGGttcgaaaaaaatcgttaaaaagtgCGTGTACCCGAGTTTTTCGTAACGTTTCTTCTACAAGTGCGGTTTCTACTCGAAATGAGTAATTCGCGAAGT
This sequence is a window from Uranotaenia lowii strain MFRU-FL chromosome 3, ASM2978415v1, whole genome shotgun sequence. Protein-coding genes within it:
- the LOC129754474 gene encoding lysophospholipase-like protein 1 → MRLIEKVFNPTGKSHIGTLIFFHGSGDTGRGLTEWIRFLLGRDLEFPHIKVIIPTAPVQPYTPMGGENSNVWFNRKRIEMDCPEIRTSLASIYDTVNEILKREIAQGVPAERIIVGGFSMGGALALHTAYHLNRDLAGVFAISSFLNTGSIVYDSVGSITEGEKLPDLLMFHGERDTLVPLEWGQTTFDELAKLGVRGQFVPHRNALHEIKKDQLLRIVDWTQKLIPLPADEVSKQSKGKL